From a region of the Bradyrhizobium diazoefficiens genome:
- a CDS encoding polysaccharide biosynthesis C-terminal domain-containing protein, whose amino-acid sequence MIESILQFMRRDVTRGVVGTILLKVGSGALAFALFSLAARTMSPDGFGIFATWLSVAQIAAVVGLVGQESLLVRFLNEYQVGERPDLTKGVLLSSFKITSVAMLAVVAGIAIVANMRGDWWPLILAVSAYTAVNAGVMLGSQIARSLVSILMGEGNREFFWRIIVVLFLLAMLLGHRQLDPAELFTAMTMAMSVGLVAQIVSIARVLPDLRGTAARSETSRWRSSALHFWLASILEAANQYFDVILVYWMLDPVTAGIYFAASRLANIFAMLSAALYTFGARRLPSLYFSKNHREFERTLQLMAEVTALCVVAGLATIWIGGPYLLNLFGPHFTGQHSVLIVLAIGTAIQAAGGPSAAILQLTGHERVYVPVVAANVALRLAGFIILIPWLGVLGAAISATVSLALATIALNVLCRRRTGVDPSILVLLRFTVVKRGNYAVRGADSGD is encoded by the coding sequence ATGATCGAATCCATCCTCCAGTTCATGCGGCGTGACGTCACGCGCGGTGTTGTCGGGACCATCCTGCTCAAGGTTGGTAGCGGCGCGCTTGCGTTTGCGTTGTTCTCGCTCGCCGCGCGAACGATGTCGCCCGATGGATTCGGTATCTTCGCGACCTGGCTTTCGGTTGCCCAGATCGCCGCCGTCGTTGGACTGGTCGGCCAGGAATCGTTGCTGGTACGGTTCCTGAACGAGTATCAGGTCGGCGAAAGGCCCGATCTCACCAAGGGTGTTCTTCTATCGAGCTTCAAGATTACCTCGGTCGCAATGCTGGCTGTGGTCGCCGGAATCGCCATCGTGGCGAACATGAGAGGCGACTGGTGGCCGCTCATACTTGCGGTGTCGGCCTACACGGCGGTCAATGCCGGAGTTATGCTTGGCAGCCAGATCGCGCGTTCGCTGGTCAGCATTCTCATGGGCGAAGGAAATCGCGAGTTCTTCTGGCGGATTATCGTCGTTCTTTTCCTGCTCGCCATGCTGCTCGGTCATCGGCAACTTGATCCCGCCGAGTTGTTCACGGCGATGACGATGGCCATGTCGGTCGGCCTGGTCGCGCAGATCGTTTCGATTGCGCGGGTGCTGCCGGATTTGCGCGGTACGGCGGCACGATCCGAAACGTCCCGCTGGCGATCGAGCGCCCTTCACTTCTGGCTCGCATCCATCCTTGAAGCCGCAAACCAGTATTTCGACGTCATTCTGGTGTATTGGATGCTGGATCCCGTGACCGCCGGAATCTACTTTGCCGCCTCGCGGCTTGCCAACATCTTCGCCATGCTGTCCGCGGCGCTGTACACGTTTGGCGCGCGCCGGCTTCCTTCGCTGTATTTCAGCAAGAACCATCGGGAGTTCGAGCGGACTTTGCAGTTGATGGCGGAAGTGACCGCGCTTTGCGTTGTGGCCGGGCTCGCCACGATCTGGATCGGCGGGCCCTATCTCCTCAACCTGTTCGGACCTCATTTCACCGGGCAGCATTCGGTCCTGATCGTGCTCGCAATCGGAACGGCCATCCAGGCCGCAGGCGGCCCGTCCGCTGCGATCCTGCAGCTGACCGGCCATGAACGAGTCTATGTTCCCGTCGTTGCCGCCAACGTCGCACTGCGGCTCGCGGGATTTATCATCCTCATTCCCTGGCTCGGCGTGCTTGGCGCAGCGATTTCGGCCACCGTGTCGCTGGCGCTCGCGACCATTGCCCTGAACGTCCTCTGCCGCAGGCGAACAGGAGTGGACCCTTCAATTCTCGTGCTCTTGCGCTTCACCGTCGTGAAGCGCGGCAATTATGCTGTTCGCGGCGCCGACTCCGGTGACTAG
- a CDS encoding NAD(P)/FAD-dependent oxidoreductase, translating to MTTYRPVAEPIATTGASPIVADIAIVGGGLAGSLAAAVLARAGHRVALIDKRAVYPDEFRVEKIGGHQLEMFRKLGFLDAIENVACRYDGVLNIREGKVVDVSVGQAYGFPYADLVAMARSQIPDRSDLIVDEVTAISRSDDVQHLELAGGRRVTARLVILATGMAGVLGYKLGIRRRVLAERHSVSFGFTIARRDGAPFDFEALTCYGERTADGIDYLSLFPVRAGMRANLFMFRDPTDPIMRELRREPEATVLRLLPGLRSYLGDFRVTDRVQNWVMDLTVVEGHLQPGVVLIGDAFQTNCPAAGTGVARLLMDVDRLCTEYAPRWLMTAGMGQEKISQFYSDRDKIAADQQSLKMARFRQALTSRNDIGWDVRRRLHFLRRSLTHRVDQMHPGWLGRVRGALRA from the coding sequence ATGACGACGTACCGACCCGTAGCCGAGCCGATCGCCACAACCGGCGCTTCGCCGATCGTTGCGGACATCGCGATCGTCGGCGGCGGCCTTGCGGGATCGCTTGCGGCGGCCGTGCTGGCGCGGGCAGGGCATCGTGTTGCCCTGATCGACAAGCGGGCGGTCTATCCGGACGAATTCCGGGTCGAAAAGATCGGCGGCCATCAGCTGGAGATGTTCCGCAAGCTGGGCTTCCTCGATGCGATCGAGAATGTCGCTTGTCGCTATGATGGGGTGCTCAATATCCGGGAAGGCAAGGTGGTCGATGTCAGCGTCGGCCAAGCCTACGGATTTCCTTATGCCGATCTCGTTGCCATGGCGCGCAGCCAGATACCCGATCGCTCCGACCTGATCGTTGACGAGGTCACTGCAATCAGCCGCAGCGACGACGTCCAGCATCTCGAGCTGGCCGGCGGACGGCGCGTGACTGCGCGTCTCGTTATTCTGGCCACGGGCATGGCAGGAGTTCTCGGCTACAAACTCGGGATCAGGCGGCGCGTGCTGGCCGAGCGCCATTCGGTTTCGTTCGGTTTCACGATCGCCCGCCGAGACGGTGCGCCGTTCGATTTCGAGGCGCTGACCTGCTATGGCGAGCGCACGGCAGACGGCATCGACTATCTCAGCCTGTTTCCCGTCCGCGCCGGCATGCGGGCCAACCTCTTCATGTTCCGCGATCCGACCGATCCGATCATGCGCGAGCTGCGTCGCGAACCGGAAGCGACGGTTCTGCGTCTGCTGCCGGGATTGCGGTCCTACCTCGGCGATTTCCGCGTCACCGACCGGGTCCAGAACTGGGTGATGGATCTGACCGTCGTCGAGGGACATCTCCAGCCCGGCGTCGTGCTTATCGGCGATGCGTTCCAGACCAATTGCCCCGCAGCCGGCACAGGCGTCGCGCGCCTGTTGATGGATGTCGATCGCCTTTGCACCGAATATGCGCCGCGGTGGCTGATGACCGCCGGCATGGGCCAGGAAAAGATCTCGCAGTTCTATTCCGATCGCGACAAGATCGCGGCGGACCAGCAGTCCCTGAAGATGGCGCGCTTCCGCCAGGCCCTGACGTCCCGCAACGATATCGGTTGGGATGTACGGCGCCGGTTGCACTTCCTGCGGCGCAGCCTGACGCATCGTGTCGATCAAATGCATCCGGGCTGGCTTGGACGTGTTCGCGGCGCACTGCGCGCATAA
- a CDS encoding GNAT family N-acetyltransferase: MNKPSNTFDIVIEPSFDFLCPEYAVLFDRSAATAFQHPAWLHSLYSRLASEVGATPLVVVVRHRATQALAMVLPLLRIRRGPIRTVEFADLRVSDYLAPVCSPEVFSQLLDDADACAEIRRLVRPFDLLRMTKLPDGRLPIENLLAASRRVTMDTNAYATVLVAPFEQWRASAIDRSYQKELAKKYRQLQKKGALSFSCCNDSASVLEALDVMRKLRGPRFQAQGDGDLLQRPEYFGFYSDVALRGLGTLVRLYAMKMDGDVIAAVLGLSHRDSFLIIMSAFDIAGYKSQSLGALMFEQVARDCIERGDQMLDFTIGDEPYKKLFGGQPSPMWAVTKAGSTAGAIALFALKQAPWLKLAAKRLSDLRLLPARTPTSTR, from the coding sequence ATGAACAAGCCCAGCAACACGTTCGACATCGTCATCGAGCCGTCGTTCGACTTTCTGTGTCCGGAATATGCCGTGCTGTTCGATCGCTCGGCCGCCACCGCGTTCCAGCATCCGGCCTGGCTGCACAGCCTGTACTCCAGGCTCGCCTCGGAAGTGGGCGCAACACCTCTGGTCGTCGTGGTCCGCCATCGCGCGACGCAAGCCCTTGCGATGGTGCTGCCCTTGCTTCGGATCCGGCGCGGTCCGATCCGGACCGTCGAGTTCGCCGACCTCCGCGTCTCCGACTATCTGGCGCCGGTTTGCAGCCCGGAAGTGTTTTCGCAACTGCTCGACGACGCGGATGCGTGCGCGGAGATTCGGCGCCTCGTTCGTCCTTTCGATCTGCTCCGAATGACCAAGCTGCCCGACGGGCGGCTTCCTATCGAAAACCTGTTGGCTGCATCCCGCCGCGTAACCATGGACACCAATGCCTACGCGACGGTTCTCGTCGCCCCGTTCGAGCAATGGCGGGCCAGCGCAATCGATCGCTCCTATCAGAAGGAGCTCGCAAAGAAATATCGCCAGCTCCAGAAGAAAGGCGCGCTGAGCTTCTCATGCTGCAACGACAGCGCCTCCGTGCTCGAGGCGCTCGACGTGATGAGGAAGCTTCGCGGTCCGCGCTTTCAGGCACAAGGCGATGGAGATCTGCTCCAGCGTCCCGAATATTTCGGCTTCTATTCCGACGTGGCGCTTCGGGGTCTCGGCACCCTTGTGCGCCTCTACGCCATGAAGATGGACGGTGACGTGATCGCCGCCGTGCTCGGACTGAGCCATCGGGACAGCTTCCTCATCATCATGAGCGCCTTCGACATTGCCGGCTACAAGAGCCAGTCGCTCGGCGCGCTGATGTTCGAGCAGGTCGCGCGGGATTGTATCGAGCGCGGGGATCAGATGCTCGATTTCACCATCGGTGACGAGCCGTACAAGAAGTTGTTCGGCGGACAGCCTTCGCCGATGTGGGCGGTCACGAAAGCCGGCAGCACCGCGGGCGCCATCGCCCTGTTCGCCCTGAAGCAGGCTCCCTGGCTCAAGCTGGCGGCCAAGCGGCTATCGGATCTGCGGCTCCTGCCCGCCCGCACTCCAACATCAACGCGCTGA
- a CDS encoding HoxN/HupN/NixA family nickel/cobalt transporter: MEQAVGRTLRVIESGTAVLFGGLIAANIAAWAWAFALFGDRPTVLATALLAWVFGLRHALDADHIAAIDNVVRKLMQTDGAPHSVGLYFALGHSTVVAVATILLVFGVVSLGGDNLLRQIGGLIGTSVSALFLLVIAAVNLAIFAGLWRTFRAAREQGVHDAEGLETLLANRGFLARLLGPLFRLVAKPWHMYPLGLLFGLGFDTATEIGLLSISATEAARGASVADVLVLPALFASGMALVDTADSALMVSAYRWAFVDPLRKLWYNLTITGASVAVALFIGGIEALGLAADRLGLSGGVWTLVDGLNESLANVGFAVIALFAVAWLVSVVLYRRIFADCRERAAAQILECADAPEAA; this comes from the coding sequence ATGGAGCAAGCGGTGGGGCGGACTTTGCGGGTGATCGAATCCGGAACAGCGGTGCTGTTCGGAGGGCTCATCGCCGCCAACATCGCCGCATGGGCCTGGGCCTTCGCGCTGTTCGGAGACCGGCCGACGGTGCTGGCGACCGCACTGCTGGCCTGGGTGTTCGGTCTGCGCCACGCCCTCGATGCCGACCATATCGCCGCCATCGATAACGTCGTGCGCAAGTTGATGCAGACGGATGGCGCACCGCACAGCGTCGGGCTCTATTTTGCGCTCGGCCATTCCACGGTCGTCGCGGTCGCGACCATATTGCTTGTGTTCGGCGTGGTGAGCCTGGGCGGCGACAACCTGCTCAGACAGATCGGCGGCCTCATCGGCACGTCGGTGTCGGCCCTGTTCCTGCTCGTGATCGCGGCCGTCAATCTCGCCATCTTCGCCGGCCTGTGGCGGACGTTTCGCGCTGCACGGGAGCAAGGCGTTCACGACGCCGAGGGCCTCGAAACGCTGCTCGCCAATCGCGGCTTCCTCGCGCGGCTGCTCGGACCATTGTTCCGCCTGGTCGCAAAACCCTGGCACATGTATCCGCTCGGCTTGCTGTTTGGACTCGGCTTCGACACGGCGACCGAGATCGGCCTGCTCAGCATATCGGCAACCGAAGCGGCGCGCGGCGCTTCGGTTGCCGATGTCCTGGTTCTCCCTGCGCTGTTCGCATCGGGCATGGCGCTGGTCGACACTGCCGACTCCGCGCTGATGGTGAGCGCCTATCGATGGGCCTTCGTCGATCCCCTGCGGAAGCTCTGGTACAATCTCACGATCACCGGCGCCTCCGTGGCGGTCGCGCTGTTCATCGGCGGCATCGAGGCGCTCGGCTTGGCCGCCGACCGGCTCGGCCTGTCCGGCGGCGTATGGACGCTGGTCGACGGCCTCAACGAATCGCTCGCCAATGTCGGCTTCGCCGTGATCGCGCTGTTTGCGGTCGCCTGGCTCGTCTCGGTCGTGCTCTATCGGCGGATATTTGCAGACTGCCGAGAACGCGCCGCGGCGCAAATTCTGGAATGTGCCGATGCGCCCGAGGCGGCGTGA
- a CDS encoding TIGR02281 family clan AA aspartic protease, protein MIRFLLVLAMLAGTAGAVVAYGDPEQIARASHKVSHIFRAKPAAPAPAVQIPRGQGGEFALRAKINGVAAPMVIDTGATSVVLTWETAKAIGLPLEMLEYDVDLETAGGHTKAARLTLDRLSVGHLVEKSVPALVVQRGQMKTNLLGMSFLDRLESWGVRADKLMLTGYPELHSSHRRSRTAID, encoded by the coding sequence ATGATCCGCTTCCTGCTCGTTCTCGCCATGCTCGCCGGCACGGCAGGTGCGGTCGTCGCCTACGGCGATCCCGAACAGATCGCACGCGCCAGCCACAAGGTCTCGCACATCTTCCGCGCGAAGCCCGCGGCGCCAGCCCCCGCCGTGCAGATCCCACGCGGCCAGGGCGGCGAGTTTGCGCTGCGTGCGAAGATCAACGGTGTCGCCGCGCCGATGGTGATCGATACCGGTGCCACGTCGGTGGTGCTGACCTGGGAAACCGCCAAAGCCATCGGGCTGCCGCTCGAGATGCTCGAATACGATGTCGATCTCGAGACCGCGGGTGGCCATACCAAGGCAGCCCGCCTCACGCTCGACCGTCTCTCGGTCGGCCATCTCGTCGAGAAATCGGTGCCGGCCCTCGTCGTCCAGCGCGGACAGATGAAGACCAATCTGCTCGGCATGAGCTTCCTTGACCGCCTGGAGAGCTGGGGCGTACGCGCCGACAAGTTGATGCTCACGGGTTATCCCGAACTTCACAGCAGCCATCGCCGTTCGCGCACCGCGATCGACTAG
- a CDS encoding DUF1289 domain-containing protein, whose product MSKETPCVAVCMIDPGTKLCFGCGRTLPEIARWHAMESAERLAVMAVLPARMTEAGLAPIAGSPKRT is encoded by the coding sequence ATGAGCAAGGAAACGCCGTGCGTCGCCGTCTGCATGATCGATCCCGGGACCAAGCTGTGCTTCGGCTGCGGCCGGACCCTGCCCGAGATCGCGCGCTGGCACGCCATGGAAAGCGCGGAACGGCTCGCGGTCATGGCCGTGTTGCCGGCACGCATGACGGAAGCTGGCCTTGCGCCGATCGCGGGATCGCCGAAACGCACCTGA
- a CDS encoding ATP-binding protein — MSKPAEKPEVVQLPAEPVSAPSASSRRAAAQRVREARDKLTSTSGTRPAFDAEMLRQYAQTRLSASYVVMLLVVATGVLFGLWMQPIPAAAWTAGMLCIHSAMIRSCRRFLTEPSSPAATRAWRTRFVVLDLLYGLCWMTILIHPVLDLVTETLMMFLMLLVIAVSSMLAANLPIAALAATAPVAVAMALSFAVTGSLDNYVLAALALAAEGYFALLAHRLHSSTFATLEARAEKDALIGELEQAKAISDEARHRAESANVAKSRFLAQMSHELRTPLNAILGFSEVMKSEIFGAHAVPVYKEYSADIHNSGVHLLNLINEILDLSRIEAGRYELNEEAVALVGIVADCHHLMKLRASSRGITIHEVFEQAMPRLWADERAIRQVVLNLLSNSIKFTPQGGEIWLKAGWTASGGQYLSVKDSGSGIPEDEIPVVLASFGQGSNSIKSAEQGAGLGLPIAKNLIDLHGGTFTLKSKLRVGTEVIVTFPPERVMSALAPLSDDSPPLQPESSVLPDEKRRPRRRPIMSAGTGS, encoded by the coding sequence ATGAGTAAGCCCGCTGAAAAGCCTGAGGTTGTGCAGCTTCCGGCCGAGCCGGTGAGCGCTCCATCGGCGAGCAGTCGAAGGGCTGCGGCGCAGCGGGTGCGCGAGGCGCGCGACAAGTTAACGTCGACCAGTGGAACCCGGCCGGCCTTCGACGCCGAGATGCTGCGCCAATACGCCCAGACGCGGCTGTCGGCTTCTTACGTCGTGATGCTGCTGGTGGTCGCGACCGGCGTACTGTTCGGCCTGTGGATGCAGCCGATCCCGGCCGCCGCCTGGACCGCCGGCATGCTCTGCATCCACAGCGCCATGATCCGCAGTTGCCGGCGCTTCCTGACCGAACCCTCCTCGCCCGCGGCGACGCGCGCATGGCGGACGCGCTTCGTCGTGCTCGACCTGCTCTATGGCTTGTGCTGGATGACGATCCTGATCCATCCCGTGCTCGACCTGGTCACGGAAACGCTGATGATGTTCCTGATGCTGCTGGTGATCGCAGTATCGAGCATGCTCGCCGCCAATCTGCCGATCGCCGCTCTTGCCGCCACCGCGCCGGTTGCGGTCGCAATGGCGCTGAGCTTCGCGGTGACCGGCTCGCTGGACAATTACGTGCTGGCCGCGCTCGCGCTCGCGGCCGAAGGCTATTTCGCGCTGTTGGCGCACCGCCTGCACTCCTCGACCTTCGCCACGCTCGAGGCGCGCGCGGAGAAGGACGCGCTGATCGGCGAGCTCGAACAGGCCAAGGCGATATCGGACGAGGCGCGCCACCGCGCCGAATCCGCCAACGTCGCCAAGTCGCGCTTCCTCGCGCAGATGAGCCACGAGCTGCGCACGCCGCTGAACGCCATCCTCGGTTTCTCCGAGGTGATGAAGAGCGAGATTTTCGGCGCGCATGCGGTGCCGGTCTACAAGGAATATTCCGCCGACATCCATAATTCCGGCGTGCACCTGCTCAACCTCATCAACGAGATCCTCGACCTGTCGCGGATCGAGGCCGGCCGCTACGAGCTCAACGAGGAAGCGGTGGCGCTGGTCGGCATCGTCGCCGACTGCCATCATCTGATGAAGCTGCGTGCATCGAGCCGCGGCATCACCATCCACGAAGTGTTCGAGCAAGCCATGCCGCGGCTCTGGGCCGACGAGCGCGCGATCCGCCAGGTCGTGCTCAATCTGCTCTCCAACTCGATCAAGTTCACTCCGCAAGGAGGCGAGATCTGGCTCAAGGCCGGCTGGACCGCTTCGGGCGGACAATATCTCTCGGTGAAGGATTCCGGCTCCGGCATTCCCGAGGACGAGATCCCGGTCGTGCTCGCCTCGTTCGGCCAGGGCTCCAACTCGATCAAGTCGGCCGAACAGGGCGCCGGTCTCGGCCTGCCGATCGCCAAGAATCTGATCGACCTGCATGGCGGCACGTTCACGCTGAAATCGAAGCTGCGCGTCGGTACCGAGGTGATCGTCACCTTCCCGCCGGAGCGTGTGATGAGCGCACTTGCGCCGCTGTCGGATGATTCTCCACCGCTCCAGCCGGAGAGTTCCGTACTGCCCGACGAGAAGCGCCGGCCGCGCCGCAGGCCGATCATGAGCGCAGGCACGGGCTCTTAA
- the nhaD gene encoding sodium:proton antiporter NhaD, whose amino-acid sequence MLSVIAAVFIVAYAAIALEHPLGVNKSASALLGAGLLWTIYALSVGDASLVNRQLDESVASTAQIVFFLIGAMTIVEVIDAHNGFEVITSIIRTKKQTTLMWIIGFVTFFLSAILDNLTTTIVMVSLIQKLIGKKDDRLLFASVIVIAANAGGAWTVIGDVTTTMLWIGGQLSPVSIMEAVILPSLANLLVPLLIIGYFVKGKEIVPPPREEAQGHQVELFERNLMFSLGLGTLVAVPVFKTVTHLAPFMGILFGLGLLWLVGEIVHRHKDEDTRRPLTLVHALTRIDMSAIVFFLGILMAVACLEHARVLELLAKWLDATVGRLDIIVILLGLLSAVIDNVPLVAATMGMYNLVQHPPDSFIWEFMAYCAGTGGSILIIGSAAGVAAMGLEKIEFFWYARRIAGPALAGYLAGAVVYIVQYAALH is encoded by the coding sequence TTGCTGAGCGTGATCGCCGCCGTTTTCATCGTTGCGTATGCCGCCATCGCGCTCGAACATCCGCTCGGCGTCAACAAGAGCGCTTCGGCTCTCCTGGGAGCGGGCCTGCTCTGGACCATCTATGCGCTGTCCGTCGGCGACGCCTCGCTCGTCAACCGCCAGCTCGACGAATCCGTCGCCTCGACCGCGCAGATCGTCTTCTTCCTGATCGGCGCCATGACGATCGTCGAGGTGATCGACGCCCACAACGGCTTCGAAGTCATCACCTCGATCATCCGCACCAAGAAGCAGACCACGCTGATGTGGATCATCGGCTTCGTGACGTTCTTCCTGAGTGCGATCCTCGACAATCTGACGACCACCATCGTGATGGTCTCGCTGATCCAGAAGCTGATCGGCAAAAAGGACGATCGCCTGCTGTTCGCGTCCGTGATCGTCATCGCCGCCAACGCGGGCGGCGCCTGGACTGTGATCGGCGACGTCACCACGACGATGCTCTGGATCGGAGGCCAGCTTTCGCCCGTCAGCATCATGGAAGCGGTGATTCTGCCGTCATTGGCCAACCTGCTCGTTCCATTGCTCATCATTGGTTACTTCGTAAAGGGAAAGGAAATCGTGCCTCCGCCGCGAGAGGAAGCGCAGGGTCACCAAGTCGAGCTGTTCGAGCGCAACCTGATGTTCTCTCTCGGTCTCGGCACGCTGGTTGCTGTTCCGGTTTTCAAGACCGTGACGCACCTCGCACCCTTCATGGGCATCCTGTTCGGGCTGGGCTTGCTCTGGCTGGTCGGCGAGATCGTTCATCGCCACAAGGACGAGGATACCCGTCGTCCGCTCACTCTCGTCCATGCGCTCACGCGCATCGACATGTCCGCCATCGTTTTCTTCCTCGGCATCCTCATGGCTGTCGCGTGCCTGGAGCACGCCCGCGTCCTGGAGCTGCTGGCAAAATGGCTCGACGCCACGGTCGGCCGCCTCGACATCATCGTCATCCTGCTCGGCCTCCTGAGCGCCGTCATCGACAACGTGCCGCTCGTCGCGGCGACGATGGGCATGTACAATCTGGTGCAACATCCGCCCGACAGTTTCATCTGGGAGTTCATGGCCTATTGTGCCGGCACCGGCGGCTCGATCCTGATCATCGGCTCGGCCGCGGGCGTTGCCGCCATGGGACTCGAGAAGATCGAGTTCTTCTGGTACGCCCGCCGCATTGCGGGCCCCGCGCTCGCGGGATATCTGGCGGGAGCGGTGGTATACATCGTGCAGTACGCGGCGCTGCATTGA
- a CDS encoding NAD(P)-dependent oxidoreductase, with amino-acid sequence MAKIAFLGLGVMGFPMAGHLVKKGGHEVTVYNRTAAKAKEWADRFGGKTAGTPKAAAEGQDFVMCCVGNDNDLRAVTIGDDGAFAGMKKGATFVDHTTASAEVARELDAAATKAGFKFVDAPVSGGQAGAENGVLTVMCGGTQDAYSGAEPIITGAYARMCKLLGPAGSGQLTKMVNQICIAGLVQGLSEGIHFAKKSGLDVAAVIDTISKGAAQSWQMENRYKTMNEDKYDFGFAVEWMRKDLSISLAEARRNGANLPVTALVDQFYSEVEKMGGKRWDTSSLLARLQR; translated from the coding sequence ATGGCTAAAATCGCTTTCCTCGGTCTCGGCGTCATGGGCTTCCCCATGGCCGGACACCTCGTGAAAAAAGGGGGCCATGAGGTCACCGTCTACAACCGCACCGCGGCCAAGGCGAAGGAATGGGCGGACAGGTTCGGCGGCAAGACCGCGGGGACCCCGAAGGCCGCCGCCGAAGGTCAGGATTTCGTGATGTGCTGCGTCGGCAACGACAACGATCTGCGCGCGGTCACGATCGGCGACGACGGCGCCTTCGCCGGCATGAAGAAGGGTGCGACCTTCGTCGACCACACCACCGCCTCCGCCGAGGTCGCGCGTGAGCTCGACGCGGCCGCCACCAAGGCCGGCTTCAAGTTCGTCGATGCACCGGTCTCCGGCGGCCAGGCCGGCGCCGAGAACGGCGTGCTGACGGTAATGTGCGGCGGCACGCAAGATGCCTATTCCGGCGCCGAGCCGATCATCACAGGCGCCTATGCGCGGATGTGCAAACTGCTCGGGCCCGCCGGCTCCGGCCAGTTGACGAAGATGGTGAACCAGATCTGCATCGCGGGCCTGGTCCAGGGCCTTTCGGAAGGCATCCACTTCGCCAAGAAGTCGGGCCTCGACGTGGCCGCCGTGATCGACACCATCTCCAAGGGCGCGGCGCAGTCCTGGCAGATGGAGAATCGCTACAAGACCATGAACGAGGACAAGTACGATTTCGGCTTCGCAGTCGAATGGATGCGCAAGGACCTGTCGATCTCTCTGGCTGAAGCCCGCCGCAACGGCGCCAACCTGCCTGTCACCGCGCTGGTCGATCAGTTCTATTCGGAGGTCGAGAAGATGGGCGGCAAGCGCTGGGACACGTCGAGCCTGCTCGCCCGCCTGCAACGCTGA
- a CDS encoding VOC family protein encodes MGGVSVGVLDHFNIRTRNLAETVRFYQDVLGLEKGARPNFAFPGAWMYSEGKPVVHLVDISATAEPQKPDSGVVHHVAFVSRGFDGMKQRLASKGMKFESRQVPGGDLWQIFVHDPNGVMIELNYEAAREQGAAPAEMADDIGRQ; translated from the coding sequence ATGGGGGGAGTGAGCGTTGGCGTCCTCGATCATTTCAACATCCGGACCCGGAATCTGGCCGAGACCGTCCGCTTCTACCAGGATGTGCTGGGCCTGGAAAAAGGAGCCCGGCCGAATTTTGCCTTCCCCGGCGCCTGGATGTACAGCGAGGGCAAGCCCGTGGTGCATCTCGTCGATATTTCTGCGACCGCTGAACCACAAAAGCCGGATTCCGGCGTTGTCCACCACGTCGCCTTCGTCAGCCGCGGCTTTGACGGCATGAAGCAGCGGCTGGCATCCAAGGGGATGAAGTTCGAGTCCCGTCAGGTGCCTGGCGGCGACCTCTGGCAGATTTTCGTTCACGACCCCAACGGGGTCATGATCGAGCTGAACTACGAGGCCGCCAGGGAGCAGGGGGCCGCGCCCGCCGAGATGGCTGACGACATCGGCAGGCAGTAG